From a single Paenibacillus sp. FSL W8-0426 genomic region:
- a CDS encoding DMT family transporter → MNRAGKPIFLLFFLGIIAISFSSIFVRWSSADVAVIAMYRLYLTNLLMLPFVWKYRHEMLGLKFRQWLLLLASGVMLALHFLLWMGSLRLTSVASSTVILALEPILILAGSVWLFQAKVNRMMLIGMGIALLGSIAIGAGDFQVSGTALKGDFLSLLGTIAVAIHMLLGQSLRSGLSAFSYNFWVFFVAASSLAIYNLANGHSFGGYAANEWGIFLLLAIVPTLFGHYLFNWLLKYMNATTVSMGVLGEPVFSSLLAWMLLGESLSALQMSAGVVIIFGVWIFIRYGKTEPKPASPDASAGQGSGILTNQST, encoded by the coding sequence TTGAACCGTGCCGGGAAGCCCATCTTCCTGCTGTTTTTTCTCGGCATAATCGCCATCTCGTTTTCTTCCATTTTTGTGCGCTGGTCCTCGGCCGACGTGGCCGTGATTGCCATGTACAGACTGTATCTGACCAACCTGCTGATGCTTCCCTTTGTGTGGAAATACAGGCATGAGATGCTTGGCTTGAAATTCAGGCAATGGCTGCTGCTGCTTGCCTCCGGAGTCATGCTTGCCCTGCATTTCTTGCTCTGGATGGGCTCGCTTCGACTGACGAGCGTTGCCAGCTCCACCGTCATTCTGGCTCTGGAGCCCATTCTCATTCTGGCCGGCTCGGTGTGGCTGTTCCAAGCTAAAGTCAATCGCATGATGCTCATCGGCATGGGCATTGCCCTGCTCGGGTCGATTGCAATCGGCGCAGGCGATTTCCAGGTGTCCGGAACGGCGCTGAAAGGAGATTTCCTCTCCTTGCTCGGCACGATTGCCGTAGCGATTCATATGCTGCTGGGACAATCGTTGCGTTCCGGGCTGAGCGCTTTTTCGTATAATTTCTGGGTGTTTTTCGTTGCCGCAAGCTCCCTGGCGATTTATAATCTGGCCAACGGACATTCGTTTGGCGGTTATGCCGCCAACGAGTGGGGCATCTTTCTGCTGCTTGCCATCGTGCCTACGCTCTTTGGGCATTACTTGTTCAACTGGCTGCTGAAATACATGAATGCCACCACCGTATCCATGGGCGTGCTCGGGGAACCCGTATTCTCTTCGTTGCTGGCATGGATGCTGCTCGGCGAATCGCTCAGCGCACTGCAAATGTCTGCGGGCGTGGTCATCATTTTCGGGGTATGGATCTTTATCCGTTATGGCAAAACCGAACCCAAACCTGCATCCCCGGATGCTTCTGCGGGACAAGGTTCAGGTATATTAACCAATCAATCTACCTAA
- a CDS encoding amino acid permease, translated as MQEETLTRGLKNRHVQLMAIGGAIGTGLFLGAGKTIQLTGPSILFAYIITGIVLFFVMRALGELLLSNLQYHSFVDFVRDYLGNTAAFVTGWTYWFCWVSIAMADITAVGLYTQFWFPEVPQWMPGLIGLVILLLMNLATVKLFGEMEFWFALVKVLAIVALIVVGLYMIIQGFTTDKGAASFTNLWAHGGWFPHGAHGFLLSFQMVVFAFVGMELVGLTAGETRDPQKVIPKAINQIPIRVLIFYVGALLIIMSIYPWDAIVPSESPFVQVFAAVGIAAAAGVVNFVVLTSAASACNSAIFSTSRMIYSMAKDGNAPRMTGRLNGRKIPSNALFFSTSVILIAIVLNYIMPEGVFTLVTSVSTVCFIFVWGIMVICHWKYRRTRPELARNNPFRLPLYPFSNIVILAFLAFVLVILALADDTRTALFVTPVWFVLLLGIYAFRMRNGKARR; from the coding sequence ATGCAGGAAGAAACGTTAACGAGAGGATTAAAAAACAGGCATGTCCAGCTCATGGCGATTGGGGGTGCAATCGGAACGGGGCTCTTTCTCGGGGCCGGGAAAACGATCCAGCTTACGGGGCCTTCCATTCTGTTCGCCTACATCATCACAGGCATCGTATTGTTTTTCGTGATGCGGGCGCTGGGTGAGCTGTTATTGAGCAATTTGCAGTATCATTCCTTCGTGGATTTCGTGCGTGATTACCTGGGAAATACGGCCGCGTTCGTTACGGGATGGACGTATTGGTTCTGCTGGGTATCCATCGCGATGGCGGACATTACGGCGGTGGGGCTGTATACGCAATTCTGGTTTCCGGAAGTTCCCCAATGGATGCCGGGACTCATCGGGCTTGTGATTCTGCTGCTGATGAACCTGGCTACCGTAAAACTGTTCGGGGAAATGGAGTTCTGGTTTGCGCTTGTCAAGGTGCTGGCGATCGTTGCGCTGATCGTCGTCGGTCTTTACATGATCATTCAGGGTTTCACCACGGACAAAGGGGCCGCGAGCTTTACCAATCTGTGGGCTCACGGCGGATGGTTCCCGCATGGGGCGCATGGCTTCCTGTTGTCGTTCCAAATGGTCGTTTTTGCGTTTGTTGGCATGGAGCTTGTCGGCCTGACGGCAGGAGAGACCCGTGACCCGCAGAAGGTCATTCCGAAGGCAATCAATCAGATTCCGATCCGGGTGCTCATCTTCTACGTGGGTGCGCTGCTGATTATCATGAGCATCTATCCTTGGGACGCGATCGTACCGAGCGAGAGTCCTTTTGTGCAAGTGTTCGCCGCAGTGGGGATTGCAGCCGCCGCAGGCGTGGTTAACTTCGTCGTGCTGACGTCGGCAGCCTCGGCATGCAACAGCGCCATCTTCAGTACAAGCCGCATGATCTATTCGATGGCCAAAGACGGCAATGCTCCGCGTATGACGGGCCGTCTGAATGGACGGAAGATCCCGTCCAATGCCTTATTTTTCTCCACCTCCGTCATTTTGATCGCGATTGTCCTGAACTATATTATGCCCGAAGGGGTATTCACGCTGGTGACGAGTGTTTCCACCGTATGTTTTATTTTCGTATGGGGGATCATGGTCATTTGCCATTGGAAATACCGCCGTACCCGGCCAGAGTTGGCCAGGAACAACCCGTTCAGATTGCCGCTGTACCCGTTCTCCAATATCGTCATCCTGGCATTTCTGGCGTTTGTGCTGGTCATTCTGGCATTGGCGGACGATACGCGAACGGCATTGTTTGTCACGCCAGTGTGGTTTGTCCTTCTTCTCGGCATCTATGCTTTCCGAATGCGTAATGGGAAGGCAAGACGCTGA
- a CDS encoding sulfurtransferase: MKNIVSMRWLLARMYEPDIVIVDCRFLLGQPNAGKEAYDTAHIPGAVYLDLEQDLSSPVSAHGGRHPLPDPAELAARLTKAGIGSNARIVAYDDQGGMNAARLWWLLRYLGHEQAYVMDEGFTAWQNAKFPVTADVPVRIPSTFDANVQPHMLASVEDTQHASENGSAVLIDSRDARRYAGLEEPIDAKAGHVPGALNYFWKDVLGPEGRWLSVEQLQERFGKLDKDEPIIVYCGSGVSACPNVIALEEAGYTNVKLYAGSWSDWISYEENPVATGER; the protein is encoded by the coding sequence ATGAAAAATATCGTGTCCATGCGCTGGCTGCTCGCCAGAATGTACGAACCGGATATCGTCATTGTCGACTGCCGGTTCCTGCTCGGCCAGCCGAATGCCGGCAAAGAAGCTTATGACACAGCCCACATTCCAGGGGCAGTGTATCTCGACCTGGAGCAGGATCTGTCTTCTCCCGTCTCCGCCCATGGCGGCAGGCACCCGCTGCCCGATCCGGCCGAACTCGCTGCGCGGCTGACCAAAGCCGGCATCGGCTCCAATGCCCGCATCGTTGCATACGACGATCAAGGCGGCATGAACGCCGCCCGGCTCTGGTGGCTGCTCCGTTACCTGGGCCATGAACAAGCTTACGTGATGGACGAAGGTTTCACGGCTTGGCAAAACGCCAAGTTTCCGGTAACTGCGGACGTGCCCGTGCGGATTCCGTCCACGTTCGATGCGAACGTGCAGCCTCACATGCTTGCCAGCGTAGAGGATACACAGCATGCCTCGGAGAACGGCTCAGCCGTGCTGATCGACTCCCGCGATGCCCGCCGCTATGCGGGGCTGGAGGAACCGATCGACGCCAAAGCCGGACATGTTCCGGGCGCGCTGAATTATTTTTGGAAAGACGTGCTCGGCCCCGAAGGCCGCTGGCTCAGCGTGGAGCAGCTGCAGGAGCGCTTCGGTAAGCTGGACAAAGATGAGCCGATCATCGTGTACTGCGGCTCCGGCGTCTCCGCCTGCCCGAACGTGATTGCGCTGGAGGAAGCCGGATATACAAATGTGAAACTGTACGCTGGAAGCTGGAGCGACTGGATTAGTTATGAGGAGAATCCGGTGGCGACGGGGGAGAGGTAG
- a CDS encoding polysaccharide deacetylase family protein encodes MGFQQQTARENGTFSSRTSRVKTHKRRRIRYGRVITAVMLLAVFVLGVTYIFAGMTDWVKSYMAPPPTAAIEQPARLGMMEMTSGTKEEPTRFLGQVRKVVYITFDDGPSEYTDTLLNILKQHEAKATFFMIGSQLNQHKAAVKRLVEEGSYPGLHSMTHNYKKLYKSGSSANFVKEFQKEQKMVKDIVGFTPDLIRAPYGSSPQIGETFRGDIAAAGFRMWDWTVDSLDWNLPGQPDKIVERVRSSVHRDREVILMHEREQTVQALPRILKLLENKGYEFEVYDPNAHFTANFSGDTRL; translated from the coding sequence GTGGGATTTCAACAACAGACAGCGAGAGAGAATGGAACTTTTTCAAGTAGAACAAGCCGAGTAAAGACGCATAAACGAAGACGCATCCGATACGGCAGAGTGATCACGGCAGTCATGCTATTGGCTGTGTTCGTGCTCGGAGTAACCTACATATTTGCCGGAATGACCGATTGGGTTAAAAGTTACATGGCACCGCCGCCGACGGCAGCTATCGAACAGCCTGCACGGCTGGGTATGATGGAAATGACTTCAGGCACCAAAGAGGAGCCTACCCGGTTTCTCGGGCAGGTGCGTAAGGTGGTATACATAACGTTCGACGACGGGCCAAGCGAATATACGGACACTCTTCTTAACATTTTGAAGCAGCATGAAGCGAAGGCAACCTTTTTCATGATCGGCAGCCAGCTGAACCAGCATAAAGCGGCGGTGAAACGTCTTGTGGAAGAAGGCAGCTATCCGGGGCTTCACAGCATGACGCACAACTATAAAAAGCTCTACAAGAGCGGCAGCTCCGCGAACTTTGTGAAGGAGTTCCAGAAGGAGCAGAAGATGGTGAAGGACATCGTCGGGTTCACGCCGGACTTGATTCGAGCCCCATATGGAAGCAGCCCGCAAATCGGGGAAACCTTCCGCGGAGACATCGCCGCGGCCGGATTCAGAATGTGGGATTGGACGGTAGATTCGCTCGATTGGAACCTGCCCGGCCAGCCCGATAAAATCGTGGAACGCGTGCGCAGCTCCGTGCACCGGGACAGGGAAGTGATCCTGATGCACGAGCGTGAACAAACGGTACAGGCGTTGCCGCGCATTCTGAAATTGCTGGAGAATAAAGGGTACGAGTTCGAAGTATACGATCCGAATGCGCATTTCACGGCCAATTTCAGCGGGGACACACGTTTGTGA
- a CDS encoding YkyA family protein — translation MARKGRALLVVASMLLLMMVVSACGEPQEPAANQINQLVLGDQQINESLKEIARHEREDLELYATILQKGKNKNSNLEALLDQAQDHVDQRRELLDQAMAVMEQTKQQLDGLRESIGELSFEKEETLAQAQAVLERYETRAGTFEEYVAAYQQSLDADQQLYDMMRKKAEPNLVKIKRAIRLRNSEYGKLAELREQFNQQTKAFNNANAKLVNMEQPS, via the coding sequence GTGGCCAGAAAAGGAAGGGCGCTTCTTGTTGTTGCGAGCATGCTGCTGCTGATGATGGTGGTCAGTGCCTGCGGCGAGCCGCAAGAACCGGCAGCGAATCAAATCAATCAGCTGGTGCTGGGCGACCAGCAGATCAACGAGAGCTTAAAAGAGATTGCCCGTCATGAACGGGAGGATCTGGAGTTATATGCAACGATTCTGCAGAAGGGCAAGAACAAAAACAGCAATCTGGAAGCCTTGCTGGATCAGGCGCAGGATCATGTGGATCAGCGCAGGGAACTGCTGGATCAGGCCATGGCGGTGATGGAGCAGACGAAGCAGCAGCTGGATGGGCTGCGGGAATCCATTGGAGAGCTTTCCTTTGAAAAAGAGGAAACACTTGCCCAGGCGCAAGCGGTGCTGGAGCGTTATGAGACCAGAGCAGGCACATTTGAGGAATATGTCGCGGCGTACCAACAAAGCCTGGATGCCGACCAGCAGCTATACGATATGATGCGCAAGAAGGCAGAGCCCAATTTGGTGAAGATTAAACGGGCCATCCGACTGCGCAATAGCGAGTATGGCAAGCTGGCAGAGTTAAGGGAACAATTCAACCAGCAAACGAAAGCGTTCAATAACGCCAACGCCAAGCTGGTCAACATGGAACAGCCAAGCTAG
- a CDS encoding MFS transporter, with protein MKNTASTASRKGSGKQRAFPLSLLCLTIGAFAIGMTEFIIMGLLPNVAQDLDVSIPQAGQLITGYALGVAVGAPLLTVFTHKIQQKKLLVLLMCIFIAGNALSVVAPTYGLLISARILTAFAHGTFLGVGSLMATRLVAPERRAAAVSVVLAGLTIANIVGVPFGTFIGQQLGWRASFGAITILGIVSLLGIIRFIPVLEQGAPANLGQQFRNLVRPQVLLGLLVGALGTGSLFVVFTYITPLLTDISGFAEQSVTWILVLFGVGVTLGNIVGGRLADWKLMPSLVVNFGVLAAILALLTLTLSNPILGVATVFCWGVAAFGIMPGLQIRIMNMTREAPLLATTSSHSAFNLGNAGGAYLGGLAITHTGLISVPLYGAAIAALGLLGLLLSVATERKKGLPETADGTETVPVH; from the coding sequence ATGAAAAACACGGCTTCAACTGCTTCAAGAAAAGGCTCCGGCAAACAGCGGGCGTTTCCGTTATCGCTGTTATGTTTGACGATCGGCGCTTTTGCCATCGGCATGACCGAATTCATCATTATGGGGCTGCTGCCCAATGTAGCGCAGGATTTGGACGTAAGCATTCCGCAAGCAGGCCAGCTGATCACCGGGTACGCGCTTGGCGTTGCGGTCGGAGCTCCTTTGCTTACCGTATTCACGCATAAAATTCAGCAGAAAAAACTGCTGGTGCTGCTGATGTGCATTTTCATCGCAGGCAATGCATTATCCGTGGTTGCGCCAACGTACGGATTGTTGATCTCGGCCCGGATCTTGACCGCTTTCGCCCACGGCACGTTTCTGGGCGTAGGCTCGCTGATGGCTACGCGCCTGGTTGCTCCCGAGAGGAGGGCGGCAGCGGTGTCGGTCGTGCTGGCAGGGCTCACGATCGCCAACATCGTCGGCGTTCCTTTTGGCACGTTCATCGGCCAGCAGCTGGGATGGCGCGCCTCATTCGGCGCAATCACGATTCTCGGCATCGTGTCGCTGCTCGGGATTATTCGTTTCATTCCCGTGCTTGAGCAGGGGGCACCAGCAAATCTGGGGCAGCAGTTCCGCAATCTGGTTCGTCCGCAGGTACTGCTCGGACTGTTGGTCGGCGCGCTCGGCACAGGCAGCCTGTTCGTGGTCTTTACTTACATTACGCCGCTCCTGACTGACATTAGCGGGTTTGCCGAACAGAGCGTGACGTGGATTCTGGTGCTGTTCGGCGTCGGTGTTACGCTGGGCAACATCGTTGGCGGCCGTTTGGCAGACTGGAAGCTCATGCCTTCCTTGGTCGTGAACTTTGGCGTGTTGGCCGCGATCCTTGCTCTGTTAACGTTGACGCTCAGCAATCCGATTTTGGGGGTTGCGACCGTTTTCTGTTGGGGCGTCGCTGCTTTTGGCATCATGCCTGGACTGCAGATTCGCATCATGAACATGACTCGCGAAGCTCCGCTCCTGGCGACCACGTCCAGCCACTCGGCTTTCAATCTTGGAAACGCTGGCGGCGCGTACCTTGGCGGGCTGGCGATCACGCATACGGGACTGATCTCGGTTCCGCTCTATGGGGCAGCGATTGCCGCCCTCGGGCTGCTCGGACTGCTGCTTAGCGTGGCCACTGAGCGCAAAAAAGGGCTTCCGGAAACGGCAGACGGGACGGAGACGGTGCCTGTCCACTAA
- the sigK gene encoding RNA polymerase sporulation sigma factor SigK: MPGLFTAIALFIKELTLLVSYVKNNAFPQPLAEDEEAKHLRLMAEGNAHSRNLLIEHNLRLVAHIVKKFDNTGEDLEDLISIGTIGLIKAIESFQQGKGTKLATFAARCIENEILMHLRSLKKTRKDVSLHDPIGTDKEGNEITLIDILGSEADDVVDKVQLKIEKSKIYRNLDILDDREKEVVIGRFGLEAGGEERTQREIAKELGISRSYVSRIEKRALMKLYHEFYKQKN; this comes from the coding sequence GTGCCCGGATTATTTACTGCCATTGCCCTGTTTATCAAAGAGTTAACGCTGCTTGTATCGTATGTCAAAAACAACGCCTTCCCCCAGCCCCTCGCCGAGGACGAGGAAGCCAAGCATTTGCGCCTCATGGCTGAAGGCAACGCCCACTCCCGCAATCTGCTGATCGAACACAATTTGCGCCTCGTCGCGCACATTGTGAAGAAATTCGACAATACCGGCGAAGACCTGGAAGATCTCATCTCCATCGGCACCATCGGTTTGATCAAGGCGATCGAAAGCTTCCAGCAAGGCAAAGGGACCAAACTGGCTACATTCGCAGCCCGCTGCATCGAAAACGAAATTCTGATGCACCTTCGTTCGTTAAAGAAAACCCGCAAGGACGTTTCACTTCATGATCCGATCGGTACCGATAAAGAAGGCAATGAAATTACCTTAATTGATATCCTCGGAAGCGAAGCCGACGACGTCGTTGACAAGGTGCAGCTAAAAATCGAGAAAAGCAAAATTTATCGCAACCTGGACATTCTCGATGACCGTGAAAAAGAAGTCGTGATTGGCCGTTTCGGCCTCGAAGCAGGCGGCGAGGAGCGCACCCAGCGCGAAATCGCCAAGGAACTGGGCATCTCCCGTTCTTACGTCTCCCGCATCGAGAAACGGGCGTTAATGAAGCTTTATCACGAATTTTATAAACAAAAGAACTAA
- a CDS encoding ADP-ribosylglycohydrolase family protein, producing the protein MLQKDRFAGCLIGLAAGDALGTTVEFSKPGTFEPMTDMVGGGVFGLKAGEWTDDTSMALCLAESLIRKESFDPADQMRRYTNWYKVGYMSSTGTCFDIGGATRNALHRFELTSEPYSGSTDPMTAGNGSIMRLAPVAMAYAHVPEDAVHYAGLSSRTTHAAAESVEACELLAAILVAGIRGADKQQMLHAETGHRWRAGRPYVPAIEEIVQGSYRHKEPPQIQGSGYVVRSLEAALWAFDRSDSFEEGALLAVNLGDDADTTGAVYGQIAGAYYGLEGIPQRWREQLAMKDTLHDLIQGLWKKHGNT; encoded by the coding sequence ATGCTGCAAAAGGATCGCTTCGCAGGTTGTCTGATCGGACTGGCTGCGGGAGATGCGCTCGGCACGACGGTGGAGTTCAGCAAGCCTGGTACATTCGAACCGATGACCGACATGGTTGGCGGGGGCGTATTTGGTTTGAAAGCAGGCGAATGGACGGATGATACGTCGATGGCGTTGTGTCTGGCAGAGAGTCTGATTCGAAAAGAAAGCTTCGACCCTGCAGACCAGATGCGCAGGTATACGAATTGGTACAAAGTCGGTTACATGAGCAGCACGGGCACCTGCTTCGACATAGGCGGGGCTACCCGAAATGCGCTGCACCGTTTCGAGTTGACCAGCGAGCCTTACAGCGGGTCGACGGACCCGATGACGGCAGGCAACGGTTCCATCATGCGTCTGGCTCCGGTTGCGATGGCGTACGCGCACGTACCGGAGGATGCTGTGCATTATGCGGGGCTGAGTTCACGCACGACGCATGCCGCTGCCGAGAGCGTGGAAGCGTGCGAACTGCTCGCCGCCATCCTGGTCGCCGGCATTCGAGGGGCGGACAAGCAGCAGATGCTGCATGCGGAGACGGGGCATCGCTGGCGGGCAGGTCGCCCTTATGTGCCAGCCATCGAAGAGATTGTCCAAGGCTCGTACCGTCATAAGGAGCCTCCGCAGATTCAAGGCAGCGGGTATGTCGTTCGTTCGCTCGAAGCGGCGCTCTGGGCGTTTGACCGATCCGATTCTTTTGAAGAGGGAGCGCTGCTCGCCGTCAATCTCGGCGACGATGCGGATACGACGGGCGCCGTATACGGCCAGATTGCAGGCGCCTATTACGGTTTGGAAGGCATCCCGCAGCGCTGGCGCGAGCAGCTGGCCATGAAAGATACGCTGCATGACCTGATACAGGGTTTATGGAAGAAGCATGGGAACACATAG